The proteins below come from a single Scatophagus argus isolate fScaArg1 chromosome 15, fScaArg1.pri, whole genome shotgun sequence genomic window:
- the LOC124072116 gene encoding dr1-associated corepressor isoform X2, whose translation MQKDAEVGRIAMAVPVIISRALEMFLKCLLTKTCLITQSKLSSVVSVAHMKQCIESEELFDFLKGLAERATSTAAQKDNRGMGMWPLYRTTRHETSAKKASDVVETAARSRLDSVDIDSTSSESELFICL comes from the exons ATGCAGAAGGACGCAGAGGTGGGGAGGATTGCCATGGCGGTTCCTGTGATCATCT CTCGGGCCCTGGAAATGTTCCTGAAGTGTCTGCTGACCAAAACCTGCCTGATAACTCAGTCAAAGCTCAGCAGCGTCGTGTCTGTCGCTCATAT GAAGCAATGCATCGAGTCAGAGGAGCTCTTTGACTTCCTCAAGGGCCTGGCGGAGCGAGCCACGTCTACGGCAGCCCAGAAGGACAACAGAGGGATGGGCATGTGGCCGTTGTACAG GACCACACGACATGAAACTTCTGCTAAAAAAGCGTCTGACGTGGTGGAGACGGCGGCGCGGTCGAGGCTCGACTCCGTGGACATCGACTCCACGTCCAGC GAGTCGGAGCTTTTCATCTGCTTGTGA
- the LOC124072115 gene encoding activator of 90 kDa heat shock protein ATPase homolog 1-like, whose protein sequence is MAKWGEGDPRWIVEERADATNVNNWHWTERDATNWSSDKLKSLLLGVSVENDEGSCEVTEVSKLDGEASINNRKGKLIFFYEWNLKATWTGKSKAGVKYKGTIEVPNLSDENDMDDLDISISLNKDEPETPLISLMKTKGADKIRDALGSYVGFLKTEFTQGMILPTANGVAKPESTSQSKAKLDKTRISSSSSTAAPVNAGVKIPTCKFSLKETFLTSPADLYRVFLNQEMVQAFTHAPATVDGERGGKFRLLEGNVFGEFTELVPDEKIVMKWRFNNWPCEHYATITMTFLDRSSETELKVECRGVPNSEEERTKEGWKRYYFEAIKQTFGYGARLF, encoded by the exons ATGGCTAAGTGGGGAGAAGGAGACCCTCGTTGGATTGTAGAGGAGAGAGCCGATGCGACTAACGTCAATAATTGGCACTG GACCGAACGAGATGCGACAAACTGGTCGTCAGACAAATTAAAATCCCTGCTCCTCGGGGTGAGTGTGGAGAACGACGAGGGGAGCTGCGAGGTGACCGAAGTCAGCAAGTTGGATGGAGAGGCCTCGATTAACAACCGCAAAGGGAagcttattttcttttatgaatGGAACCTGAAAGCTACCTGGACTG GAAAGTCGAAAGCTGGAGTCAAATATAAAGGAACAATTGAAGTTCCAAACCTGTCTGATGAGAACGACATGGACGATCTTGAT ATTTCTATATCACTGAATAAAGACGAACCTGAGACGCCATTAATCAGCCTGATGAAGACAAAAGGAGCTGATAAAATCCGCGACGCCCTGGGAAGCTACGTTGGGTTCTTAAAAACAG agTTCACACAGGGGATGATCCTGCCGACAGCCAACGGTGTGGCCAAGCCTGAGTCCACATCGCAGTCCAAAGCCAAGCTGGATAAAACTCGG ATTTCCTCCTCAAGCAGCACAGCTGCTCCAGTCAACGCCGGCGTCAAGATCCCCACCTGCAAATTCAGCTTGAAAGAAACGTTCCTCACTTCACCAGCTGACCTCTACAGGGTCTTCCTGAACCAGGAG ATGGTCCAGGCGTTCACACACGCTCCTGCCACAGTGGACGGCGAAAGGGGCGGAAAGTTTCGTCTTCTAGAAGGAAACGTTTTCGGCGAATTCACAGAGCTG GTGCCTGATGAGAAAATAGTCATGAAGTGGAGGTTTAACAACTGGCCCTGCG AGCATTACGCCACAATCACGATGACTTTCCTGGACCGGAGCAGCGAGACGGAGCTGAAGGTGGAGTGTCGAGGCGTGCCGAACAGCGAGGAGGAGCGGACGAAAGAGGGCTGGAAGAGATACTACTTTGAGGCTATTAAACAGACTTTTGGCTACGGAGCCCGACTCTTCTGA
- the LOC124072116 gene encoding dr1-associated corepressor isoform X1, producing the protein MPRQKRRYTVRFPPSRIKKIMQKDAEVGRIAMAVPVIISRALEMFLKCLLTKTCLITQSKLSSVVSVAHMKQCIESEELFDFLKGLAERATSTAAQKDNRGMGMWPLYRTTRHETSAKKASDVVETAARSRLDSVDIDSTSSESELFICL; encoded by the exons ATGcccagacagaagagaagataTACTGTACGGTTCCCTCCT AGTCGCATCAAAAAGATCATGCAGAAGGACGCAGAGGTGGGGAGGATTGCCATGGCGGTTCCTGTGATCATCT CTCGGGCCCTGGAAATGTTCCTGAAGTGTCTGCTGACCAAAACCTGCCTGATAACTCAGTCAAAGCTCAGCAGCGTCGTGTCTGTCGCTCATAT GAAGCAATGCATCGAGTCAGAGGAGCTCTTTGACTTCCTCAAGGGCCTGGCGGAGCGAGCCACGTCTACGGCAGCCCAGAAGGACAACAGAGGGATGGGCATGTGGCCGTTGTACAG GACCACACGACATGAAACTTCTGCTAAAAAAGCGTCTGACGTGGTGGAGACGGCGGCGCGGTCGAGGCTCGACTCCGTGGACATCGACTCCACGTCCAGC GAGTCGGAGCTTTTCATCTGCTTGTGA